From Azospirillum baldaniorum, the proteins below share one genomic window:
- a CDS encoding TRAP transporter permease produces MTDTHRDPPSDIRLDSASMELDEAKARELEEKFDSEIRFRPLSPLAGKLVGGLLIILSLFHYYTAGFGLLPEMEHRGIHLSFVLGLVFLVFPFTKRGYGEPVMGTLLRPLGIGLQDWALAIGAVVAVMHVPLIPLDDLAFRVGNPTTTDVILGSILIIVLLEATRRSVGWPLPIISLIFMSYAIWGPQMPGLLKHPGATVSQLVDHLYLTTQGVYGIALGVVATYVFHFVLFGVFATRIGLGQLFLDCAAWVAGRYAGGPAKVAIFGSALFGMISGSSVANTVTVGSLTIPAMKRMGYKPHFAAAVESTASTGGQITPPIMGAAAFLMIEFLGLPYTTIIMAAIVPAFMHFFGVLVQVHFEAKRNGLRGLRPDEMPDLKEAFRRDWPTVIPLVVLIGILIAGYTPYMAAFWGITLCIAVGLLNPRKRMTIWEVLDGLRDGAKYALAVGAAAATVGIIVGVVTLTGVGFKISYIVTSTAGEMAVWAGAFLPGWLADAKALTLLFTLIMTGVVCILMGCGIPTTANYIIMATIAAPALGLLGVAPIVAHFFVFYYGVLADITPPVALAAYAAAGMAGADPFKTGNTAFRLGLAKALVPFVFVFSPSLLLVAPGFNWPDFFIAFLGCIVGIVCLGATLTGWLLTNMRGWERLLLGIAAILLVTPELYSSLLGLALIVPVLLRQMSARRLMPEAA; encoded by the coding sequence ATGACCGATACTCATCGCGATCCGCCATCCGACATCCGGCTGGATTCCGCGTCCATGGAACTCGACGAGGCCAAGGCGCGGGAGTTGGAGGAGAAGTTCGACTCCGAAATCCGCTTCCGGCCGCTGTCGCCGCTGGCGGGAAAGCTGGTCGGCGGGCTGCTGATCATTCTGTCGCTGTTCCACTATTACACCGCCGGCTTCGGCCTGCTGCCGGAGATGGAGCATCGCGGCATCCATCTGTCCTTCGTGCTGGGCCTCGTCTTCCTGGTCTTCCCTTTCACCAAGCGCGGCTACGGCGAGCCGGTGATGGGCACGCTGCTGCGCCCGCTCGGCATCGGCCTTCAGGACTGGGCGCTGGCCATCGGCGCGGTCGTCGCGGTGATGCACGTCCCGCTGATCCCGCTCGACGATCTGGCCTTCCGCGTCGGCAACCCGACCACCACCGACGTGATCCTCGGCTCCATCCTGATCATCGTGTTGCTGGAGGCGACGCGCCGCTCGGTCGGCTGGCCGCTGCCGATCATTTCGCTGATCTTCATGAGCTACGCGATCTGGGGGCCGCAGATGCCCGGGCTGCTGAAGCATCCCGGCGCCACGGTTTCGCAGCTCGTCGACCACCTGTACCTGACGACGCAGGGCGTCTACGGCATCGCGCTCGGCGTGGTGGCGACCTACGTCTTCCATTTCGTGCTGTTCGGCGTCTTCGCCACACGCATCGGGCTGGGGCAGCTCTTCCTCGACTGCGCGGCCTGGGTGGCCGGGCGCTACGCCGGCGGTCCTGCCAAGGTCGCCATCTTCGGGTCGGCGCTGTTCGGCATGATCTCCGGCTCCTCGGTCGCCAACACGGTGACGGTGGGCTCGCTGACCATCCCGGCGATGAAGCGGATGGGCTACAAGCCGCATTTCGCCGCCGCCGTGGAATCGACGGCCTCCACCGGTGGGCAGATCACCCCGCCGATCATGGGCGCCGCCGCCTTCCTGATGATCGAGTTCCTGGGGCTGCCCTACACGACCATCATCATGGCGGCCATCGTCCCGGCCTTCATGCATTTCTTCGGCGTGCTGGTGCAGGTGCATTTCGAGGCCAAGCGCAACGGCCTGCGCGGCTTGCGCCCCGACGAGATGCCGGATCTGAAGGAGGCCTTCCGCCGCGACTGGCCGACGGTCATTCCGCTGGTCGTGCTGATCGGCATCCTGATCGCCGGCTACACCCCCTACATGGCGGCCTTCTGGGGCATCACCCTGTGCATCGCGGTCGGCCTGCTGAACCCGCGCAAGCGCATGACCATCTGGGAGGTTCTGGACGGGCTGCGCGACGGCGCCAAATACGCGCTGGCGGTCGGCGCCGCCGCCGCCACGGTGGGCATCATCGTCGGCGTGGTCACGCTGACCGGCGTCGGCTTCAAGATCTCCTACATCGTCACCTCCACCGCGGGCGAGATGGCGGTGTGGGCGGGGGCCTTCCTGCCGGGCTGGCTGGCCGACGCCAAGGCTCTGACGCTGCTGTTCACCCTGATCATGACCGGCGTGGTCTGCATCCTGATGGGCTGCGGCATTCCGACGACGGCCAACTACATCATCATGGCGACCATCGCCGCCCCGGCGCTGGGCCTGCTGGGCGTGGCGCCGATCGTGGCGCACTTCTTCGTCTTCTATTACGGCGTGCTGGCCGACATCACGCCGCCGGTGGCGCTGGCCGCCTACGCGGCGGCGGGGATGGCGGGGGCCGACCCCTTCAAGACGGGCAACACCGCCTTCCGGCTGGGCTTGGCGAAGGCGCTGGTGCCCTTCGTCTTCGTCTTCTCGCCGTCGCTGCTGCTGGTCGCGCCGGGCTTCAACTGGCCGGACTTCTTCATCGCCTTCCTCGGCTGCATCGTCGGCATCGTCTGCCTGGGCGCCACCCTGACCGGCTGGCTGCTGACCAACATGCGGGGGTGGGAGCGGCTGCTGCTCGGCATCGCCGCCATTCTGCTGGTGACGCCGGAGTTGTATTCGTCGCTTCTGGGGCTGGCGCTGATCGTGCCCGTCCTGCTTCGCCAGATGTCCGCCCGCCGCCTGATGCCCGAAGCTGCCTAA
- a CDS encoding TAXI family TRAP transporter solute-binding subunit produces MKFMSKTRRLAFAAVAGAVAIGATVAVAQTPAFFRIGTGGTAGTYYPVGGLIANVISGANGGVPALVATAVASNGSVANINAIKGGSSESGFSQSDVAYWAHTGTGLFEGKGKVEDLRVIATLYPETIHLVARKDANIKSVADLKGKRVSLDEPGSGTLVDSRIVLGAFGLTEKDVKAEYLKPGPAGDRLRDGALDAYFFVGGYPTGAISELATSSGISLVPITGPEIDKMLAQYQFFAKDTVPANTYKDVPETPTISVNAQWLTSAKQPDDLVYNIVKTLYNEKSRAALEAGHAKGKLVTLQTATNGLGIPLHPGAEKFYKEQGVLK; encoded by the coding sequence GTGAAGTTCATGTCCAAGACCCGCCGTCTGGCCTTCGCCGCCGTCGCGGGCGCGGTCGCCATCGGCGCCACCGTCGCCGTGGCGCAGACCCCGGCCTTCTTCCGCATCGGCACGGGCGGCACCGCCGGCACTTACTATCCGGTGGGCGGTCTGATCGCCAACGTCATCTCCGGCGCCAACGGCGGCGTGCCCGCTCTGGTGGCGACCGCCGTGGCCTCCAACGGTTCCGTCGCCAACATCAACGCCATCAAGGGTGGTTCGTCCGAGTCGGGCTTCTCGCAGTCGGATGTCGCCTACTGGGCCCACACCGGCACCGGCCTGTTCGAGGGCAAGGGCAAGGTGGAGGACCTGCGCGTCATCGCCACGCTCTATCCGGAAACCATCCATCTGGTCGCCCGCAAGGACGCCAACATCAAGTCGGTCGCCGACCTGAAGGGCAAGCGGGTGTCGCTGGACGAGCCGGGCTCGGGCACGCTGGTCGACTCGCGCATCGTGCTCGGCGCCTTCGGCCTGACCGAGAAGGACGTGAAGGCGGAGTATCTGAAGCCGGGTCCGGCGGGCGACCGCCTGCGCGACGGGGCGCTGGACGCCTACTTCTTCGTCGGCGGCTACCCGACCGGCGCCATCTCCGAACTCGCGACCTCCTCGGGCATTTCGCTGGTGCCTATCACCGGGCCGGAAATCGACAAGATGCTGGCGCAGTACCAGTTCTTCGCCAAGGACACGGTGCCGGCCAACACCTACAAGGACGTTCCGGAGACGCCGACCATCTCCGTCAACGCCCAGTGGCTGACCAGCGCCAAGCAGCCGGACGACCTCGTCTACAACATCGTCAAGACGCTCTACAACGAGAAGAGCCGCGCCGCGCTCGAGGCCGGCCATGCCAAGGGCAAGCTCGTCACCTTGCAGACGGCGACCAACGGCCTGGGCATCCCGCTGCATCCGGGTGCCGAGAAGTTCTACAAGGAACAGGGCGTCCTGAAGTGA
- a CDS encoding efflux RND transporter permease subunit, translating into MNISHFFINRPIFAAVLSIFITLIGVFAYLTLPVAQYPEIAPPTIVVNATYPGASAQVVADTVSAPIEQEVNGVEDMLYMASQATSDGRLQLTITFKLGTDLDTAQVLVQNRLAVAEPRLPEDVRRIGVTVRKNSPDMLMVIHLNSPDGTRDQLYMSNYALLQIKDVLARLDGVGDIQVFGARDYAMRVWLDPDRVAARGLTAGDVVRAIQAQNVQVSGGVINQPPVPAPGAFQLNVETLGRLTDPREFGNIIVKTDGAAVTRLRDVARVELGAQDYNLNAYLDRQQAVPLVIFQRPGSNALETADRILATMADLSKGFPSGMRYDVVYNPTEFIAQSVEEVYKTIFEAVALVVVVVILFLQTWRASIVPIAAIPVSLIGTFTVLAALGYSLNTLSLFGLVLAIGIVVDDAIVVVENVERFIRQGMKPKDAAHETMNEVGGALIAIALVLTAVFIPAALVSGISGQFFRQFAVTIATATVISCLVSLTLSPALCALLFKPHEEHPPKPSPLTRPVHAFFRGFNRGFDRLSNGYAGLTGRLVRLPVIVLAVYGVLLALTAWQFSRAPTGFIPNQDQGYLITVVQLPPGSSLARTDEVVRTAVDTLLKTPGVIHAVPFAGFDGATFTNAPNAGAIFVTLAPFADRIPKGQTAESVLGDLRTRLGAIEDAFIITIPPPPVRGIGNSGGFKMMVEDKRGRGLPALEEAVNELSAAANRIPGLVGVFSLFNTKTPKVFADIDRQRAEMLGVTADQVFEALQIYVGSSFVNEFNLLGRTYRVTAQADGRFRQTPRDIANLKTRNAQGDMVPIGAVAEFQNITGPYRVARYNLYPAAELQGNTLPGFSTGYALAAMEKAAADTLPDGFGFEWTELAYQEKAAGNTGLLVFGLSVVFVFLVLAAQYESWAMPLSVILIVPMCLLASVTGLLMRGLAVDILAQVGFVVLVGLAAKNAILIVEFARQNELFEGKDRFEAAVAAARTRLRPILMTSFAFILGVVPLMIAQGAGAEMRQSLGTAVFMGMLGVTLFGLIFTPVFYTVIRRLFSGPLAVNQHPSPSMEEPGHPDSGGQSGPQSGTDAARSGGYRRASEEVPGPSAPER; encoded by the coding sequence ATGAACATTTCGCACTTCTTCATCAACCGGCCGATCTTCGCGGCGGTCCTGTCCATCTTCATCACGCTGATCGGGGTCTTCGCCTATCTGACCCTGCCGGTCGCCCAGTATCCGGAGATCGCGCCGCCGACCATCGTGGTCAACGCGACCTACCCCGGCGCGTCGGCACAGGTGGTCGCCGACACCGTGTCCGCTCCCATCGAGCAGGAGGTCAACGGCGTCGAGGACATGCTCTACATGGCCTCTCAGGCGACCAGCGACGGACGGCTCCAGCTCACCATCACCTTCAAGCTGGGCACCGACCTGGACACCGCGCAGGTGCTGGTGCAGAACCGCCTCGCCGTGGCGGAGCCCCGCCTGCCGGAGGATGTGCGGCGCATCGGCGTGACCGTGCGCAAGAACTCGCCCGACATGCTGATGGTGATCCATCTGAACTCGCCGGACGGGACGCGCGATCAGCTCTACATGTCCAACTACGCGCTGCTGCAGATCAAGGACGTGCTGGCGCGCCTTGACGGGGTGGGCGACATCCAGGTGTTCGGCGCCCGCGACTACGCCATGCGCGTCTGGCTCGACCCCGACCGGGTGGCGGCGCGCGGCCTGACCGCCGGCGACGTGGTGCGGGCGATCCAGGCGCAGAACGTCCAGGTGTCGGGCGGCGTCATCAACCAGCCGCCGGTGCCGGCCCCCGGCGCCTTCCAGCTCAACGTCGAGACGCTGGGCCGCCTGACCGATCCGCGCGAGTTCGGCAACATCATCGTCAAGACCGACGGGGCCGCGGTCACCCGTCTGCGCGACGTGGCGCGGGTCGAGCTGGGGGCGCAGGACTACAACCTCAACGCCTATCTGGACCGCCAGCAGGCGGTGCCGCTGGTCATCTTCCAGAGGCCGGGCTCAAACGCGCTGGAAACCGCCGACCGCATCCTGGCGACCATGGCGGACCTGTCCAAGGGCTTCCCCAGCGGGATGCGCTACGACGTGGTCTACAACCCGACGGAGTTCATCGCGCAGTCCGTGGAGGAGGTCTACAAGACGATCTTCGAAGCCGTGGCGCTGGTCGTCGTCGTGGTCATCCTGTTCCTTCAGACGTGGCGCGCCTCCATCGTGCCGATCGCCGCGATCCCGGTCTCGTTGATCGGCACCTTCACGGTGCTGGCGGCGCTGGGCTATTCGCTGAACACGCTGTCGCTGTTCGGGCTGGTGCTGGCGATCGGCATCGTCGTGGACGACGCCATCGTCGTGGTGGAGAATGTGGAGCGGTTCATCCGCCAGGGCATGAAGCCCAAGGACGCCGCGCACGAGACGATGAACGAGGTCGGCGGCGCGCTGATCGCCATCGCCCTGGTGCTCACCGCCGTGTTCATCCCGGCGGCCCTGGTCAGCGGCATCTCCGGCCAGTTCTTCCGTCAGTTCGCGGTGACCATCGCGACCGCCACGGTGATCTCCTGCCTGGTGTCGCTGACCCTCAGCCCGGCGCTGTGTGCGCTGCTGTTCAAGCCGCACGAGGAGCACCCGCCCAAGCCGTCGCCTTTGACGCGCCCGGTCCACGCCTTCTTCCGCGGCTTCAACCGGGGATTCGACCGGCTGTCCAACGGCTATGCCGGGCTGACCGGCCGTCTGGTGCGGCTGCCGGTGATCGTGCTGGCGGTCTATGGGGTGCTGCTCGCCCTGACGGCGTGGCAGTTCAGCCGGGCGCCGACGGGATTCATCCCGAACCAGGACCAGGGCTATCTCATCACGGTGGTGCAGTTGCCGCCCGGCTCGTCGCTCGCCCGCACGGACGAGGTGGTGCGCACCGCGGTCGACACGCTGCTGAAGACGCCGGGGGTCATCCACGCCGTGCCCTTCGCCGGCTTCGACGGCGCCACCTTCACCAACGCGCCGAACGCCGGAGCGATCTTCGTGACGCTCGCCCCCTTCGCGGACCGCATCCCGAAGGGCCAGACCGCGGAGTCCGTGCTGGGCGACCTGAGGACCCGGCTGGGCGCCATCGAGGACGCCTTCATCATCACCATCCCGCCGCCGCCCGTGCGCGGCATCGGCAATTCGGGCGGCTTCAAGATGATGGTGGAGGACAAGCGGGGCCGCGGCCTGCCCGCGCTGGAGGAGGCGGTGAACGAGTTGTCCGCCGCGGCGAACCGCATTCCAGGCCTCGTTGGCGTGTTCTCGCTGTTCAACACCAAGACGCCGAAGGTCTTCGCCGACATCGACCGCCAGCGCGCGGAAATGCTGGGCGTCACCGCCGATCAGGTGTTCGAGGCGCTGCAGATCTATGTCGGCTCCTCTTTCGTCAACGAATTCAACCTGCTGGGCCGCACCTACCGGGTGACCGCGCAGGCCGACGGGCGGTTCCGCCAGACTCCGCGCGACATCGCCAACCTGAAGACCCGCAACGCGCAGGGCGACATGGTCCCGATCGGCGCGGTGGCGGAGTTCCAGAACATCACCGGCCCCTACCGCGTCGCCCGCTACAACCTGTATCCGGCGGCGGAGCTTCAGGGGAACACGCTGCCCGGCTTCTCCACCGGCTACGCGCTGGCCGCGATGGAGAAGGCGGCGGCCGACACGCTGCCGGACGGCTTCGGCTTCGAATGGACCGAACTGGCCTATCAGGAGAAGGCGGCGGGCAACACCGGCCTGCTGGTGTTCGGCCTGTCCGTCGTCTTCGTCTTCCTGGTGCTGGCGGCGCAGTATGAGAGCTGGGCGATGCCGCTGTCGGTCATCCTGATCGTGCCGATGTGCCTGCTGGCCTCGGTGACCGGCCTGCTGATGCGCGGGCTGGCGGTGGACATCCTGGCCCAGGTGGGGTTCGTCGTGTTGGTCGGGCTGGCCGCCAAGAACGCCATTCTCATCGTCGAGTTCGCCCGCCAGAACGAGCTGTTCGAGGGCAAGGACCGCTTCGAGGCCGCGGTCGCGGCGGCGCGCACCCGGCTCCGCCCGATCCTGATGACGTCCTTCGCCTTCATCCTGGGCGTCGTGCCGCTGATGATCGCGCAAGGCGCGGGGGCGGAAATGCGCCAGTCGCTGGGCACCGCGGTGTTCATGGGGATGCTGGGTGTCACCCTGTTCGGCCTGATCTTCACCCCCGTGTTCTACACGGTGATCCGCCGCTTGTTCAGCGGGCCGCTGGCCGTCAACCAGCATCCGTCCCCCAGCATGGAAGAGCCCGGCCATCCTGATTCCGGGGGCCAATCCGGGCCCCAATCCGGTACGGACGCCGCGCGGTCCGGAGGCTACCGTCGGGCCAGCGAGGAGGTTCCGGGGCCATCCGCTCCCGAGCGGTAG
- the dgcN gene encoding N-acetyltransferase DgcN, translating into MNIPHPYLMFLGDVQDQLGAKTAQGIVDWRRDWCLGQIRLEGCKADLGIPDMTIAEAAGQGARTLVVGVVNAGGVLPEHWTSVIVQAIEAGMDVASGLHTRLESIPAIAEAAARHGRQLFNVRHSDQRFATGKGTKRSGRRLLTVGTDCSVGKKYTALALEKEMRARGMDADFRATGQTGVFISGRGVAIDAVVADFISGAVEWIAPAADPAHWDLIEGQGSLYHPSFAGVSLGLLHGAQPDAFVVCHEPTRSTMRGVQHPLPSIQEVIDLTIRCGQLTNPAIRPVGIAINTKAYGEDEARACLEAAAKAHGLPASDPIRFGVGEIIDRLTEEFATE; encoded by the coding sequence ATGAACATTCCCCATCCCTACCTGATGTTCCTCGGCGACGTTCAGGACCAGCTCGGCGCCAAGACGGCGCAGGGCATCGTGGACTGGCGGCGCGACTGGTGCCTCGGCCAGATCCGGCTGGAGGGCTGCAAGGCCGACCTCGGCATCCCCGACATGACCATCGCCGAGGCGGCGGGGCAGGGCGCCCGCACGCTGGTGGTCGGCGTGGTGAACGCCGGCGGCGTCCTGCCGGAGCATTGGACGAGCGTCATCGTCCAGGCCATCGAAGCCGGCATGGACGTGGCGAGCGGCCTGCACACCCGGCTGGAGAGCATTCCGGCCATTGCCGAGGCGGCGGCGCGCCACGGCCGCCAGCTCTTCAACGTCCGCCATTCCGACCAGCGCTTCGCCACCGGCAAGGGCACCAAGCGTTCGGGCCGGCGCCTGCTGACGGTTGGCACCGACTGCTCCGTCGGCAAGAAATACACGGCATTGGCGCTGGAGAAGGAAATGCGCGCCCGCGGCATGGACGCCGATTTCCGCGCCACCGGCCAGACCGGCGTGTTCATTTCCGGGCGCGGGGTCGCCATCGACGCGGTGGTGGCGGACTTCATCTCCGGCGCCGTGGAATGGATCGCCCCGGCGGCCGATCCGGCCCATTGGGATCTGATCGAGGGGCAGGGCTCGCTCTATCACCCCTCCTTCGCGGGCGTGTCGCTGGGGCTGCTGCACGGCGCCCAGCCCGACGCCTTCGTCGTCTGCCACGAGCCGACCCGCAGCACCATGCGCGGCGTGCAGCACCCGCTGCCGTCGATCCAGGAGGTCATCGACCTGACGATCCGCTGCGGGCAACTGACCAACCCCGCCATTCGCCCGGTCGGAATCGCCATCAACACCAAGGCCTATGGCGAGGACGAGGCGCGCGCCTGCCTGGAGGCGGCGGCAAAGGCCCATGGCCTTCCGGCCAGTGACCCTATCCGGTTTGGCGTAGGCGAAATTATTGACCGTCTGACGGAAGAATTTGCCACTGAGTAA
- the fghA gene encoding S-formylglutathione hydrolase, protein MESQLTQIAANRCFGGWHKRFRHRSAVLDCDMVFAVYLPPQAESGTKSGKVPVFYWLSGLTCTDENFMQKAGAMRMAAELGIAIVAPDTSPRGPDVPGDPDGAWDFGLGAGFYVNATREPWAKHYRMHDYVVRELPELVEAELPVTDRRSISGHSMGGHGALVCALRNPGRYCAVSAFAPIGNPASVPWGEKAFERFFGTDYAAWLEWDSCALLGRASEKLPILVDQGDADSFLEKQLKPENLQRAAAAAGHPLTLRMQPGYDHSYFFIASFIDDHLRHHAAALLAD, encoded by the coding sequence ATGGAGTCGCAACTGACCCAGATCGCGGCGAACCGCTGTTTCGGCGGTTGGCACAAGCGCTTCCGGCACCGCTCCGCGGTGCTGGACTGCGACATGGTGTTCGCCGTCTATCTGCCGCCGCAGGCCGAATCGGGCACCAAATCGGGCAAGGTGCCGGTGTTCTACTGGCTGTCCGGCCTGACCTGCACCGACGAGAACTTCATGCAGAAGGCCGGCGCCATGCGGATGGCGGCGGAACTCGGCATCGCCATCGTGGCGCCGGACACCAGCCCGCGCGGCCCCGACGTCCCCGGCGACCCGGACGGCGCCTGGGACTTCGGGCTCGGCGCCGGCTTTTACGTCAACGCGACGCGGGAGCCATGGGCGAAGCACTACCGCATGCACGACTATGTGGTGCGGGAACTGCCGGAGCTGGTCGAGGCGGAGCTGCCGGTGACCGACCGGCGCTCCATCTCCGGCCATTCCATGGGCGGGCATGGCGCGCTCGTCTGCGCGCTGCGCAACCCCGGCCGCTACTGTGCCGTGTCGGCCTTCGCGCCGATCGGCAACCCGGCGAGCGTGCCCTGGGGCGAAAAGGCGTTCGAGCGCTTCTTCGGCACCGACTACGCGGCGTGGCTGGAGTGGGACAGCTGCGCCCTGCTGGGCCGCGCCTCCGAGAAGCTGCCGATCCTGGTGGACCAGGGCGACGCCGACAGCTTCCTGGAGAAGCAGCTGAAGCCGGAAAACCTGCAGCGGGCGGCGGCGGCGGCGGGCCACCCGCTGACCCTGCGGATGCAGCCGGGCTACGACCACAGCTATTTCTTCATCGCCAGCTTCATCGACGACCATCTGCGCCACCACGCGGCGGCGCTGCTGGCGGACTGA
- a CDS encoding S-(hydroxymethyl)glutathione dehydrogenase/class III alcohol dehydrogenase has translation MVKSRAAVAWEAKRPLEIEEVEVAAPRQGEVLVRIVATGVCHTDAYTLSGMDSEGVFPAILGHEGAGIVEEVGPGVTSVQVGDHVIPLYTPECGKCKFCLSGKTNLCQAIRATQGKGLMPDGTSRFTAKGQPVFHYMGTSTFSEYTVLPEIAVAKINKAAPLEKVCLLGCGVTTGMGAVRNTAKVEPGSTVAIFGLGGIGLSAIIGAVMAKASRIIGIDINPDKFEIAKQLGATDVVNPKDYDRPIQEVLVEMTDGGVDYSFECIGNVKVMRAALECCHKGWGESVIIGVAGAGEEISTRPFQLVTGRVWRGSAFGGVRGRSELPDYVERYLKGEFELDTFITHTMGLEDINKAFDLMHEGKSIRSVILYNP, from the coding sequence ATGGTGAAGTCACGCGCGGCGGTGGCCTGGGAAGCGAAGCGCCCCCTGGAAATCGAAGAGGTCGAGGTCGCGGCGCCCAGGCAGGGCGAGGTTCTGGTGCGCATCGTCGCCACCGGCGTCTGCCACACCGACGCCTACACCCTGTCCGGCATGGATTCGGAAGGCGTGTTCCCGGCGATCCTGGGCCATGAGGGCGCCGGCATCGTCGAGGAGGTCGGGCCGGGCGTCACCTCCGTCCAGGTCGGCGACCATGTCATCCCGCTCTACACACCGGAATGCGGCAAGTGCAAATTCTGCCTGTCCGGCAAGACCAACCTCTGCCAGGCGATCCGCGCCACCCAGGGCAAGGGGCTGATGCCGGACGGCACCAGCCGCTTCACGGCGAAGGGCCAGCCGGTGTTCCACTACATGGGCACCTCCACCTTCTCCGAATACACGGTGCTGCCGGAGATCGCGGTTGCCAAGATCAACAAGGCCGCGCCGCTGGAGAAGGTCTGCCTGCTCGGCTGCGGCGTGACCACCGGCATGGGCGCGGTGCGCAACACCGCGAAGGTCGAGCCGGGCTCGACGGTCGCCATCTTCGGCCTGGGCGGCATCGGCCTGTCGGCGATCATCGGCGCCGTCATGGCCAAGGCATCGCGCATCATCGGCATCGACATCAACCCCGACAAGTTCGAGATCGCCAAGCAGCTCGGCGCCACCGATGTGGTGAACCCGAAGGACTACGACCGCCCGATCCAGGAGGTTCTGGTCGAGATGACCGACGGCGGCGTCGATTACAGCTTCGAGTGCATCGGCAACGTGAAGGTGATGCGCGCCGCGCTGGAATGCTGCCACAAGGGCTGGGGCGAGTCGGTGATCATCGGTGTCGCCGGGGCCGGCGAGGAGATCAGCACCCGCCCGTTCCAGCTCGTCACCGGGCGAGTCTGGCGCGGCTCCGCCTTCGGCGGCGTGCGCGGCCGGTCGGAGCTGCCGGATTACGTGGAGCGCTACCTGAAGGGCGAGTTCGAGTTGGACACCTTCATCACCCACACCATGGGGCTGGAGGACATCAACAAGGCCTTCGACCTGATGCATGAGGGCAAGAGCATCCGCTCCGTCATCCTCTACAACCCGTGA
- a CDS encoding LysR substrate-binding domain-containing protein, giving the protein MSRWDGIDEFVAVAECGGFSRAAERLRISSSQVSRQVARLEDRLQARLFYRTTRSVTLTEAGRSLLTQCRRLIEERDEALLAVSDLQAEPKGLLRLTCAVAYGERFVVPLVNDFLERHPQLRVEIELTNRRLDLVHEGVDLAVRLGRLMDSSLVATRIAPRVMHLCAAPSYLERRGTPRRLADLAEHDCLTGTADGWTFDAGSLEDGTSEGNGPEWLFRPQGRWRCNSGTAVLDAALRGFGLCQLPDYYVVEHLTAGRLVALLESHRPPNTAVWAVYPPQRHLSPKVRLLIQHLKEGLARRPEYR; this is encoded by the coding sequence GTGAGCCGCTGGGATGGCATCGACGAATTCGTGGCGGTCGCCGAGTGCGGCGGCTTCTCCCGCGCGGCGGAGCGGCTGCGCATCTCCTCGTCGCAGGTCAGCCGGCAGGTGGCGCGGCTGGAGGACCGGCTGCAGGCCCGCCTGTTCTACCGCACCACCCGCAGCGTGACGCTGACCGAGGCCGGCCGCTCCCTGCTCACCCAGTGCCGCCGCCTGATCGAGGAACGGGACGAGGCGCTGCTTGCCGTCAGCGACCTCCAGGCGGAGCCCAAGGGCCTGCTGCGCCTGACCTGTGCCGTGGCCTACGGCGAGCGGTTCGTCGTCCCGCTGGTCAACGATTTCCTGGAGCGCCACCCCCAGCTTCGCGTCGAGATCGAGCTGACCAACCGCCGGCTGGATCTGGTGCATGAGGGGGTGGACCTCGCGGTGCGGCTGGGCCGGCTGATGGATTCCAGCCTCGTCGCCACGCGGATCGCGCCACGGGTCATGCATCTGTGCGCCGCGCCGTCCTATCTGGAGCGCCGCGGGACGCCGCGCCGGCTGGCCGACCTCGCCGAGCACGACTGCCTGACCGGCACGGCGGACGGCTGGACCTTCGACGCGGGATCACTGGAGGATGGCACCTCGGAAGGAAACGGCCCGGAATGGCTGTTCCGGCCGCAGGGTCGCTGGCGCTGCAACAGCGGCACGGCGGTGCTGGACGCCGCGCTGCGCGGTTTCGGGCTGTGCCAGCTGCCCGACTACTATGTGGTGGAGCATCTGACGGCGGGCCGGCTGGTCGCCCTTTTGGAAAGCCACCGCCCGCCCAACACCGCCGTCTGGGCCGTCTACCCGCCGCAGCGCCACCTGTCACCCAAGGTGCGGCTGCTGATCCAGCATCTCAAGGAAGGGCTGGCCCGGCGGCCGGAATACCGCTGA
- a CDS encoding NUDIX hydrolase — protein sequence MSNRTPATQYAALPFRLRNGRPEILLVTSRETKRWIIPKGWAEEGVKPCAMAAREAYEEAGVRGTVDHRPFGNFRYMKRLSVNKSVLCAVTVFLLEVEEVLDEWPEKGQRERRWLTPSQAALAVGESGLVEMLLRLGIPPD from the coding sequence ATGAGCAACCGCACTCCCGCCACCCAATACGCCGCCCTTCCTTTTCGCCTTCGCAACGGCCGGCCGGAAATCCTGCTGGTCACGTCGCGGGAAACCAAGCGGTGGATCATCCCCAAGGGGTGGGCGGAGGAGGGCGTGAAGCCCTGCGCCATGGCGGCGCGGGAAGCCTATGAGGAAGCCGGCGTGCGGGGCACCGTCGATCACCGGCCCTTCGGAAATTTCCGCTACATGAAGCGGCTCAGCGTCAACAAGTCGGTGCTGTGCGCGGTGACCGTCTTCCTTCTGGAGGTCGAGGAGGTGCTGGACGAGTGGCCCGAGAAGGGCCAGCGCGAGCGCCGCTGGCTGACCCCGTCCCAGGCCGCCCTGGCCGTGGGGGAAAGCGGCCTCGTGGAGATGCTGCTGCGGCTGGGCATCCCACCGGACTGA